A single genomic interval of Gossypium raimondii isolate GPD5lz chromosome 11, ASM2569854v1, whole genome shotgun sequence harbors:
- the LOC105802323 gene encoding alcohol dehydrogenase 1: MSAPSTAGQVIRCKAAVAWESGRALTIEEVEVAPPQAMEVRLKILFTSLCHTDVYFWEAKGQTPVFPRIFGHEAGGVVESLGEGVTDLKPGDHVLPVFTGECGDCRHCKSEESNMCDLLRINTDRGVMLSDGKTRFSINGKPIYHFVGTSTFSEYTVVHVGCVAKVNPAAPLDKIFVLSCGISTGLGAILNVAKPTKGSTVAIFGLGAVGLAAAEGARIAGASRIIGVDLNPNRFEEAKKFGCNEFVNPKDYDKPVQEVLAEMTNGGVDRSVECTGNINAMISAFECVHDGWGVAVLVGVPNKDDAFKTHPVNFLNERTLKGTFFGNYKPRSDLPSVVEKYMNKELELEKFITHEVAFSDINKAFDYMLAGEGIRCLIRMDT, translated from the exons ATGTCAGCCCCAAGCACTGCTGGTCAGGTCATTCGTTGCAAAG CTGCGGTGGCATGGGAGTCTGGGAGGGCACTGACGATTGAAGAAGTGGAGGTGGCACCACCGCAAGCAATGGAGGTTCGTCTGAAGATCCTCTTCACCTCTCTCTGCCACACTGATGTTTACTTTTGGGAAGCCAag GGCCAAACTCCAGTCTTTCCTCGCATATTTGGTCATGAAGCTGGGGG GGTTGTTGAGAGTTTGGGTGAGGGTGTGACAGACCTTAAGCCCGGGGACCATGTGCTTCCGGTCTTCACCGGGGAATGCGGCGACTGTCGTCACTGCAAGTCCGAGGAAAGCAACATGTGTGACCTGCTAAGGATCAACACTGATCGAGGGGTGATGCTTAGTGATGGCAAGACTAGGTTCTCCATTAATGGAAAACCCATCTACCATTTTGTTGGCACATCCACCTTCAGTGAATACACTGTTGTGCATGTTGGTTGTGTTGCTAAAGTCAATCCCGCCGCTCCTCTTGACAAAATTTTTGTTCTCAGCTGTGGAATCTCTACAG GTCTTGGTGCCATCTTGAATGTTGCAAAGCCCACCAAAGGTTCAACTGTGGCCATTTTTGGACTGGGAGCAGTAGGCCTTGCT GCTGCTGAAGGGGCTAGAATTGCAGGCGCTTCTAGGATTATTGGAGTCGATCTGAATCCTAACAGATTTGAGGAAG CCAAGAAATTTGGATGCAATGAATTCGTGAACCCTAAAGACTATGACAAGCCAGTTCAAGAG GTGCTGGCTGAAATGACAAATGGAGGAGTTGATCGAAGCGTTGAGTGCACGGGAAACATCAATGCCATGATCTCTGCTTTTGAATGTGTCCACGAT GGATGGGGTGTAGCCGTACTCGTCGGTGTTCCGAACAAAGATGATGCTTTTAAAACACATCCCGTGAATTTTCTGAACGAGAGGACTCTGAAAGGTACCTTCTTTGGCAACTACAAGCCCCGGTCCGACCTTCCTTCAGTTGTGGAGAAGTACATGAACAAA GAGCTTGAGCTGGAGAAATTTATAACGCATGAAGTGGCATTCTCAGATATAAACAAGGCTTTCGATTACATGCTTGCTGGGGAGGGCATCCGCTGTCTTATTCGCATGGATACTTGA
- the LOC105800905 gene encoding alcohol dehydrogenase 1 has product MNSMYMSLTNALSKQASLTCKNISPLDSYFKRCQAPKPQFTRIFFQVSKRRKRIVCQVNMSAQSTAGQVIRCKAAVAWEAGKPLVIEEVEVAPPQAMEVRLKILFTSLCHTDVYFWEAKGQTPLFPRIFGHEAGGIVDSVGEGVTHLKPGDHVLPVFTGECGNCRHCKSKESNMCDLLRINTDRGVMLSDGKTRFSINGKPIYHFVGTSTFSEYTVAHVGSVAKINPAAPLDKVCILSCGISTGLGATLNVAKPTKGSTVAIFGLGAVGLAAAEGARIAGASRIIGVDLNPNRFEEAKKFGCTEFVNPKDHNKPVQEVLAEMTDGGVDRSVECTGNINAMISAFECVHDGWGVAVLVGVPNRDDAFKTRPVNFLNERTLKGTFFGNYKPRSDLPSVVEKYMNKELELEKFITHQVAFRDINKAFDYMLAGEGIRCIIRMDA; this is encoded by the exons ATGAATTCAATGTATATGTCTCTTACAAATGCCCTGTCAAAACAGGCTTCTTTGACGTGTAAAAATATCAGTCCCCTCGATTCTTACTTTAAGAGATGCCAAGCTCCTAAACCCCAATTTACTAGAATATTTTTCCAGGTTTCCAAAAGGAGAAAACGGATAGTTTGCCAAGTCAATATGTCTGCCCAAAGCACTGCTGGTCAGGTCATTCGTTGCAAAG CTGCGGTGGCATGGGAAGCCGGGAAGCCACTAGTGATTGAAGAAGTGGAGGTGGCACCACCACAAGCAATGGAGGTCCGTCTGAAGATCCTCTTCACCTCTCTCTGCCACACTGATGTTTACTTTTGGGAAGCCAAG GGCCAAACTCCATTATTCCCTCGTATATTTGGTCATGAAGCTGGGGG GATTGTTGACAGTGTGGGTGAGGGTGTGACACACCTTAAACCCGGTGACCATGTGCTTCCGGTCTTCACCGGGGAATGCGGCAACTGTCGTCATTGCAAGTCCAAGGAAAGCAACATGTGTGACCTGCTAAGGATCAACACTGACCGAGGGGTGATGCTTAGTGATGGCAAGACCAGGTTCTCCATTAATGGAAAACCCATCTATCATTTCGTTGGCACATCCACCTTCAGTGAATACACTGTTGCTCATGTTGGCAGTGTTGCCAAAATCAATCCCGCCGCTCCTCTTGACAAAGTTTGTATTCTCAGCTGTGGCATCTCTACAG GTCTTGGTGCCACCTTGAATGTTGCAAAGCCCACCAAAGGTTCAACTGTGGCCATTTTTGGACTGGGAGCAGTAGGCCTCGCT GCTGCTGAAGGGGCTAGAATTGCAGGCGCTTCTAGGATTATTGGGGTTGATCTGAATCCTAACAGATTTGAGGAAG CTAAGAAATTTGGTTGCACTGAATTCGTCAACCCGAAAGACCATAACAAGCCGGTTCAAGAG GTGCTCGCTGAAATGACAGATGGGGGAGTTGATCGAAGCGTCGAGTGTACTGGAAACATTAATGCCATGATCTCTGCATTTGAATGTGTTCACGAT GGATGGGGTGTTGCGGTACTCGTCGGTGTTCCTAACAGAGATGATGCATTTAAAACACGTCCCGTAAATTTTTTGAATGAGAGGACTCTGAAAGGTACCTTCTTTGGCAACTACAAGCCCCGGTCCGACCTTCCCTCGGTGGTGGAAAAGTATATGAACAAA GAGCTTGAGCTGGAGAAATTTATAACGCATCAAGTGGCATTCCGGGATATAAACAAGGCCTTCGATTACATGCTTGCTGGGGAGGGCATCCGCTGTATCATTCGCATGGATGCTTGA
- the LOC105802322 gene encoding probable pectinesterase/pectinesterase inhibitor 51, with the protein MHSSSPPPSHQSHKKHPRRNPWNSTSLLVSLSMSAFLLLSLLSLSHFFIFSSSSHHPPHNSPVYASDSSRIRLACKSTRFPQPCESSLSRSSLLPPNPTSLQFIQSAISVSSDNLKTGQSMVKSILDSSKGNLNRSNAAAICLNILSNSDYRIRSTNAALARGKIKDARAWMSAALCYQYDCWSALKYVNDTKLVGETMAFLDSLTQHSSNALSMMVAYDNIGEDIAAWVPPKTERDGFYENGSGGTELGFNGGLPSNLKTDVTVCKDGRGGCYKTVQEAVNAAPAPANAESTRRFVIYIKEGVYEETVRVPLEKKNVVFLGDGMGKTIIAGALNAGMPGLTTYETATVGVLGDGFMASGLTIRNTAGPDAHQAVAFRSDSDLSVIENCEFLGNQDTLYAHSLRQFYRKCRIQGNVDFIFGNSASVFQDCEILVAPRQVKPEKGENNAVTAHGRTDPAQSTGLVFQNCLINGTDEYMRYYYSKPKVHKNFLGRPWKEYSRTVFINCVMEALINPNGWMPWKGDFALKTLFYGEFGNSGLGSIPLNRVPWSTQIPPQHVHTFSVQNFIQGDQWIPTSS; encoded by the exons ATGCATTCATCTTCACCACCTCCTTCTCACCAGTCCCACAAAAAACATCCCAGAAGAAATCCCTGGAATTCCACTTCTCTCCTTGTCTCACTATCCATGTCtgcttttcttctcctttcccttCTTTCCCTCTCccatttcttcatcttctcttcttccaGTCATCACCCACCTCATAACTCCCCTGTTTACGCCTCTGACTCCTCTCGAATCCGCCTTGCTTGCAAATCCACTCGCTTCCCACAACCCTGCGAATCCTCCCTTTCGCGATCCTCTCTTCTTCCTCCTAATCCGACCTCCCTCCAATTCATCCAATCCGCCATTTCCGTCTCTTCCGATAACCTCAAAACCGGACAATCCATGGTGAAATCCATCCTCGACTCTTCCAAAGGCAACCTCAACCGCTCTAACGCCGCCGCCATCTGTCTCAACATCCTTTCTAATTCTGATTACCGCATAAGATCGACCAATGCCGCTCTGGCACGTGGCAAGATCAAGGACGCTCGTGCGTGGATGAGCGCGGCCCTTTGCTACCAATACGATTGTTGGAGCGCGCTCAAGTACGTAAATGACACCAAATTGGTCGGTGAAACGATGGCGTTTTTGGACTCTTTAACGCAACACAGCAGCAACGCGTTGAGCATGATGGTCGCCTACGATAATATCGGGGAGGACATAGCCGCGTGGGTCCCTCCCAAGACGGAACGGGACGGGTTCTACGAGAACGGGTCGGGTGGGACGGAGCTGGGGTTTAACGGGGGTTTACCGTCAAACTTGAAGACGGACGTAACGGTGTGTAAAGACGGGAGGGGAGGGTGTTACAAGACGGTGCAAGAGGCCGTCAACGCAGCACCGGCACCGGCAAATGCAGAGAGTACACGCCGTTTCGTGATATATATAAAGGAAGGTGTGTACGAAGAAACGGTGAGGGTGCCACTGGAGAAGAAAAATGTGGTCTTTTTGGGGGATGGAATGGGTAAAACCATCATTGCGGGTGCTTTAAATGCAGGGATGCCTGGACTCACCACTTATGAGACTGCTACTGTCG GGGTTCTTGGGGATGGATTTATGGCGAGTGGACTCACAATCCGGAACACAGCAGGCCCTGATGCCCACCAAGCCGTAGCCTTTAGATCAGATAGTGATCTTTCTGTCATTGAGAACTGTGAATTCCTAGGCAACCAAGATACTCTCTACGCTCACTCCCTCCGCCAGTTCTACAGGAAGTGCCGTATTCAGGGGAACGTGGACTTCATCTTCGGGAATTCTGCCTCGGTGTTCCAAGATTGTGAAATTTTGGTTGCTCCCCGGCAGGTAAAACCCGAAAAAGGTGAGAACAATGCTGTGACAGCTCATGGTAGAACTGATCCTGCTCAATCGACTGGTCTGGTTTTCCAGAACTGCTTGATCAACGGAACTGATGAATACATGAGATACTATTATAGCAAGCCTAAAGTGCACAAGAACTTTTTGGGAAGGCCATGGAAGGAATATTCAAGGAcagtttttataaattgtgttaTGGAAGCACTTATTAATCCGAATGGATGGATGCCATGGAAGGGTGACTTTGCATTGAAAACACTCTTCTATGGAGAATTTGGGAATTCTGGTCTTGGATCCATTCCATTGAACAGAGTTCCATGGAGTACTCAAATTCCACCCCAGCATGTACATACATTTTCAGTCCAAAATTTCATTCAAGGAGATCAATGGATTCCAACATCATCTTGA
- the LOC105802321 gene encoding UDP-glucuronate:xylan alpha-glucuronosyltransferase 1, which yields MRGNLPGSADTRHRLSASIEAIYKRQLNRNKVKGTGKPFHISVQDRNSCCKYPLLKLVLIAIVCGTFVSLLYSPEAYTSDHLSAVKSRRDFMKRWIWGGADSRYVSDIDIDWDDVMKVVETMGEQHDYQGIGLLNFNTTEVTYWKHLIPDATHIVLHLDYADMNVTWDSLYPEWIDEEQEEKVPVCPSLPKIEVPGIRLDLVAVKLPCRNEGNWSRDVARLHLQLAAASLATSAKGFYLMHVLFISKCFPIPNMFTCKELVARENNVWLYKPDLNVLREKLQFPPGSCELALPFEVKEPIYSGNASRQAYATILHSAHVYVCGAIAVARSIRLSGSTRDLVILVDEMITAYHRSGLEAAGWKVRTIQRIRNPKAEKDAYNEWNYSKFRLWQLTDYDKIIFIDADLLILRNIDFLFAMPEISATGNNGTLFNSGVMVIEPSNCTFQLIMEHIDVFESYNGGDQGYLNEIFTWWHRIPRHMNFLKHFWIGDEEEVKQKKTRLFGSEPPILYVLHYLGIKPWLCFKDYDCNWNVDIMVEFASDVAHDRWWKVHDSMPEELQEFCMLRSRQKAQLEFDRRQAEKAKFRDGHWRIKIEDKRLEKCIDNRCKWKGMLKQWGKGNWTNDEAFVPTPPAINTKFLSGF from the exons ATGAGAGGAAACTTGCCGGGTTCTGCCGACACTAGACATCGGTTATCTGCATCAAT TGAGGCCATATACAAAAGGCAGTTAAATAGGAATAAAGTGAAAGGTACTGGGAAGCCTTTCCACATCTCAGTCCAAGATCGAAACTCTTGCTGCAAATACCCTCTTCTCAAACTTGTGTTGATTGCCATTGTTTGTGGCACTTTCGTATCGCTTTTGTACTCTCCAGAGGCCTATACAAGTGATCATTTATCGGCTGTGAAATCCCG CCGAGATTTTATGAAGAGGTGGATATGGGGAGGGGCAGATTCTCGATATGTATCGGATATCGATATCGACTGGGACGATGTTATGAAGGTTGTCGAGACGATGGGTGAACAGCATGACTACCAGGGAATCGGACTTTTGAATTTCAATACTACTGAAGTTACTTATTGGAAGCACCTGATACCTGATGCAACCCACATTGTCCTGCATTTGGACTATGCTGACATGAACGTAACTTGGGATTCGTTATATCCGGAATGGATCGATGAGGAGCAAGAAGAAAAGGTTCCTGTTTGCCCCTCTCTACCGAAGATCGAAGTCCCCGGAATACGTCTTGATCTGGTTGCTGTCAAGCTGCCTTGTAGAAATGAGGGTAATTGGTCAAGGGATGTTGCTAGGTTGCATTTGCAGCTTGCAGCTGCTAGTCTTGCAACCTCGGCCAAGGGCTTTTATCTGATGCATGTGCTTTTCATTTCAAAGTGCTTTCCGATTCCGAACATGTTCACTTGCAAAGAACTCGTAGCACGCGAAAACAATGTCTGGTTATACAAACCAGACTTGAATGTGTTGAGAGAAAAGCTCCAGTTCCCTCCAGGATCTTGTGAACTTGCCCTTCCTTTTGAGGTCAAAG AGCCTATATATTCAGGGAATGCATCTCGACAAGCTTATGCAACGATTCTTCATTCGGCTCATGTATACGTATGTGGAGCTATAGCTGTTGCTAGAAGCATTCGCTTGTCTGGCTCGACCCGAGACCTTGTGATACTTGTGGATGAGATGATCACTGCTTACCACAGGAGTGGACTTGAGGCAGCAGGATGGAAAGTTAGGACAATTCAAAGAATCAGGAATCCGAAAGCCGAAAAAGATGCATACAACGAATGGAACTACAGCAAGTTCCGGTTATGGCAACTGACCGATTATGACAAGATCATATTCATCGATGCAGATCTACTTATACTTCGCAACATTGATTTCTTATTCGCAATGCCAGAGATATCAGCCACGGGAAATAACGGCACACTGTTTAACTCGGGTGTCATGGTCATCGAGCCTTCAAATTGCACCTTCCAGCTTATAATGGAACATATCGATGTGTTCGAATCATACAACGGTGGGGATCAGGGATACTTAAACGAGATTTTCACATGGTGGCACCGGATTCCACGGCACATGAACTTCCTGAAGCATTTCTGGATAGGTGATGAGGAAGAAGTGAAGCAAAAGAAGACTCGGCTATTCGGATCGGAACCGCCTATACTTTACGTACTTCACTACCTAGGTATAAAGCCATGGTTATGCTTCAAGGACTATGACTGCAACTGGAATGTGGATATAATGGTGGAGTTCGCCAGCGATGTGGCGCATGATAGGTGGTGGAAAGTGCATGACTCAATGCCAGAAGAACTGCAAGAATTCTGCATGTTAAGGTCGAGGCAAAAGGCGCAACTGGAGTTCGATAGAAGGCAAGCAGAGAAAGCAAAATTCAGGGATGGGCAttggagaatcaaaattgaagATAAGCGGTTAGAGAAGTGTATCGACAACAGATGTAAATGGAAGGGTATGTTGAAACAATGGGGTAAAGGCAACTGGACTAATGATGAAGCTTTTGTTCCAACACCTCCTGCAATCAATACCAAATTTCTCTCAGGATTCtga